One Osmerus eperlanus chromosome 24, fOsmEpe2.1, whole genome shotgun sequence DNA window includes the following coding sequences:
- the tax1bp3 gene encoding tax1-binding protein 3: MSFIPGQPVTAVVQRIEIHKLRQGEHLILGFSIGGGIDQDSGQNPFSEDKTDKGIYVTRVSPGGPAEVAGLMMGDKIMQVNGWDMTMVTHDQARKRLTKKKEDVVRLLVTRKSLEEAVRHSMM, encoded by the exons ATGTCGTTCATCCCTGGACAGCCAGTGACGGCAGTTGTG CAACGTATTGAAATACACAAGCTGCGCCAAGGTGAGCACCTAATCCTGGGCTTCAGTATTGGAGGAGGGATTGACCAGGACTCTGGACAGAACCCCTTCTCTGAGGACAAAACAGACAAG GGTATATACGTGACCCGCGTGTCGCCGGGGGGACCAGCGGAAGTGGCTGGATTGATGATGGGAGACAAAATCATGCAG GTGAACGGCTGGGACATGACCATGGTGACCCATGACCAGGCGAGGAAGAGACTgacgaagaagaaggaggatgtGGTGAGGCTGCTGGTGACCAGGAAGTCTCTGGAGGAAGCAGTCAGACACTCCATGATGTAA